Proteins encoded within one genomic window of Hevea brasiliensis isolate MT/VB/25A 57/8 chromosome 8, ASM3005281v1, whole genome shotgun sequence:
- the LOC110647742 gene encoding probable leucine-rich repeat receptor-like protein kinase At1g35710 isoform X2, producing MLRVRPKYIVWTWDLLKDIQVPKQIFPSGLLISMFMASLLEKPWSIFCYFVPILIISHSFALAAFATPFEANKNEVAQVAKEAEALLRWKASLDNQSQALLFSWTTGEAPCNWSGIQCNKAGSVAYVSLTNSGLKGTLESLIITFLSFPNLINLNLSNNSLNGTIPSQIRYLSKLNFLDLSFNSITGSIPQEIGMLRSLTVLELSDNCLSGPIPSFIGNLTKLAILHLGRNQFSGSIPEEVGMLTSLSHLSLSDNNFTGTIPTSIGNLTNLSTLFLDVNKLSGTLPIEMNNMTCLRSFIVFSNRLSGHLPQNICVGGLLIYFATFDNDFTGPIPKSLRNCSSLVRVRLERNQLTGNISEVFGVYPNLNYIDLSENKFYGELTWNWSLFHNLTTLKISKNNLSGEIPSELGNATQLRSIDLSSNHLGGKIPKGLLKLMLIDLALDNNLLSGSIPPEIGRLSDLECINLAANNLSGAIPKQLGECSNLLFLNLSRNKFTESIPSEIGNLHSLESLDFSENLLIEKIPQEFGELQRLELLNLSHNTLSGSIPTTFDNLLSLTMVDVSYNEFEGHVPNIKAFREAPFEALRNNSNFCGNSTGLKACAIHVLNHRNTWKEGNNVMDLIVFPLVGSFFLTSAMLGSFFICRARNKKASSTGARKENVRSIWSQDHGMQYENIIEALADFNSNYCIGTGGHGVVYKAVLPTGQMVAVKKFHQSQDGGEIANLKAFRNEIDVLMNIRHRNIVRLYGFCSHPKLSFLVYEFMERGSLRMILSNEEQARELDWVKRLNVIKGMANALSFLHNHCFPPIIHGDISSNNVLLDSDSEAHISDFGTARLLMPNSSNFSPFAGTFGYTAPAKKDLEARRD from the exons ATGCTTCGCGTAAGACCCAAATATATAGTCTGGACTTGGGACCTGCTGAAAGATATCCAAGTCCCAAAACAAATCTTTCCTTCAGGGCTTTTGATAAGTATGTTCATGGCATCCTTATTAGAAAAACCATGGTCCATTTTCTGCTACTTTGTTCCCATTTTGATCATTTCTCATTCCTTTGCATTAGCTGCTTTTGCAACTCCATTTGAAGCTAATAAAAATGAAGTAGCACAGGTGGCAAAGGAAGCAGAGGCCCTTCTAAGATGGAAGGCCAGTCTTGACAATCAAAGCCAAGCTCTCCTGTTTTCCTGGACTACTGGAGAAGCCCCTTGCAATTGGTCTGGAATTCAGTGCAATAAGGCTGGAAGTGTCGCCTATGTGAGTCTTACTAATTCTGGGTTGAAAGGTACACTTGAGAGTCTTATCATCACTTTCTTGTCCTTTCCCAATCTCATCAATCTCAACCTTAGCAACAATTCCTTAAATGGTACTATCCCTTCACAAATTAGGTATCTTTCCAAGCTCAATTTCCTTGACTTGTCTTTTAACAGTATTACTGGCTCTATACCTCAAGAAATTGGAATGTTGAGATCTCTTACTGTCCTGGAATTGTCAGACAATTGTCTTAGTGGTCCAATCCCAAGTTTTATTGGAAACTTGACAAAGTTAGCAATCCTTCATCTTGGGAGGAATCAATTTTCAGGTTCTATTCCTGAAGAAGTTGGAATGTTGACATCTCTTTCTCACCTTAGCTTATCAGATAACAATTTTACTGGTACTATCCCCACTTCCATCGGAAACTTGACAAACCTGTCAACTCTTTTCCTTGATGTCAACAAGCTTTCTGGAACTCTACCTATAGAGATGAACAATATGACTTGTTTGAGATCTTTTATAGTATTCTCTAATAGATTAAGTGGCCATTTACCCCAAAACATATGCGTTGGTGGATTACTTATTTATTTTGCGACTTTTGACAATGATTTTACAGGTCCTATCCCCAAAAGCTTGAGAAACTGTAGTAGCTTAGTGAGAGTGAGGCTAGAGAGGAACCAGCTTACGGGAAATATATCTGAAGTGTTTGGCGTATACCCAAATTTGAACTATATAGATTTGAGTGAAAATAAATTCTATGGTGAGCTTACATGGAATTGGAGTCTTTTCCATAATCTGACAACCCTGAAAATCTCAAAGAATAATCTCTCTGGTGAAATACCATCTGAGCTTGGAAACGCAACTCAACTGCGTTCAATTGATCTTTCTTCCAATCATCTAGGTGGGAAAATTCCTAAGGGGTTGTTAAAATTGATGCTTATCGACCTCGCTCTAGACAATAACCTTCTTTCAGGCAGTATTCCTCCAGAAATAGGAAGGTTATCTGATCTTGAATGTATTAACTTGGCAGCAAATAATTTAAGTGGAGCAATTCCTAAACAGCTTGGGGAATGCTCAAATCTATTGTTCTTGAATCTTAGCAGGAACAAATTTACAGAGAGTATTCCATCGGAGATTGGCAATCTACACTCTCTTGAGAGTCTTGATTTCAGTGAAAATTTGCTAATAGAGAAGATACCACAAGAGTTCGGAGAGCTGCAAAGACTGGAGCTGTTGAACCTCTCGCATAATACGCTGTCAGGTTCCATTCCTACCACTTTTGATAATTTGTTAAGCTTGACAATGGTGGATGTATCTTACAATGAGTTTGAGGGTCATGTCCCCAATATTAAAGCCTTTCGTGAGGCTCCATTCGAGGCACTTCGAAACAACTCGAATTTCTGTGGCAATTCCACTGGTCTGAAGGCTTGTGCTATCCATGTTCTTAACCACAGAAACACTTGGAAAGAGGGCAACAATGTTATGGATTTGATTGTTTTTCCTCTTGTGGGCAGTTTCTTTCTAACTTCTGCAATGCTTGGAAGTTTCTTTATCTGCAGAGCCAGAAATAAGAAAGCCAGCTCGACCggagcaagaaaagaaaatgtcCGTTCAATATGGAGCCAAGATCATGGAATGCAATATGAAAACATTATTGAGGCGTTAGCGGATTTCAACTCCAACTATTGCATTGGGACTGGAGGACATGGAGTTGTTTACAAAGCTGTGCTGCCAACAGGTCAGATGGTTGCTGTCAAGAAATTCCATCAATCACAAGATGGTGGGGAGATAGCTAACTTGAAAGCATTTAGAAATGAGATTGATGTGTTGATGAATATCCGCCATCGAAACATAGTGAGGTTATATGGTTTCTGTTCGCATCCTAAACTTTCATTTCTGGTTTATGAATTCATGGAAAGAGGAAGTCTCAGAATGATTTTAAGTAATGAAGAACAAGCAAGGGAATTGGATTGGGTCAAGAGACTAAATGTCATTAAAGGAATGGCTAATGCATTGTCCTTTTTGCACAACCATTGCTTTCCTCCAATTATTCATGGAGACATTTCTAGCAACAATGTTCTTTTGGATTCAGATTCTGAAGCTCATATCTCAGATTTTGGCACAGCTAGGCTCTTAATGCCTAACTCCTCCAACTTTTCTCCTTTTGCAGGAACATTTGGCTACACTGCTCCAG ctaaaaaagacttggaggctcggagagactga
- the LOC110647742 gene encoding probable leucine-rich repeat receptor-like protein kinase At1g35710 isoform X1 — protein sequence MLRVRPKYIVWTWDLLKDIQVPKQIFPSGLLISMFMASLLEKPWSIFCYFVPILIISHSFALAAFATPFEANKNEVAQVAKEAEALLRWKASLDNQSQALLFSWTTGEAPCNWSGIQCNKAGSVAYVSLTNSGLKGTLESLIITFLSFPNLINLNLSNNSLNGTIPSQIRYLSKLNFLDLSFNSITGSIPQEIGMLRSLTVLELSDNCLSGPIPSFIGNLTKLAILHLGRNQFSGSIPEEVGMLTSLSHLSLSDNNFTGTIPTSIGNLTNLSTLFLDVNKLSGTLPIEMNNMTCLRSFIVFSNRLSGHLPQNICVGGLLIYFATFDNDFTGPIPKSLRNCSSLVRVRLERNQLTGNISEVFGVYPNLNYIDLSENKFYGELTWNWSLFHNLTTLKISKNNLSGEIPSELGNATQLRSIDLSSNHLGGKIPKGLLKLMLIDLALDNNLLSGSIPPEIGRLSDLECINLAANNLSGAIPKQLGECSNLLFLNLSRNKFTESIPSEIGNLHSLESLDFSENLLIEKIPQEFGELQRLELLNLSHNTLSGSIPTTFDNLLSLTMVDVSYNEFEGHVPNIKAFREAPFEALRNNSNFCGNSTGLKACAIHVLNHRNTWKEGNNVMDLIVFPLVGSFFLTSAMLGSFFICRARNKKASSTGARKENVRSIWSQDHGMQYENIIEALADFNSNYCIGTGGHGVVYKAVLPTGQMVAVKKFHQSQDGGEIANLKAFRNEIDVLMNIRHRNIVRLYGFCSHPKLSFLVYEFMERGSLRMILSNEEQARELDWVKRLNVIKGMANALSFLHNHCFPPIIHGDISSNNVLLDSDSEAHISDFGTARLLMPNSSNFSPFAGTFGYTAPELAYTMKVNEKCDIYSFGMVTLEILMGRHPSDLIPFLSTSPLPSSSSSFSSSSSFLSIDQHTLVKDVIDQRLPPPENKVAKEVIYIAKLAFACLNINPQSRPTMRQVSLELVAKWIPLTKTFSAIQLAEILV from the exons ATGCTTCGCGTAAGACCCAAATATATAGTCTGGACTTGGGACCTGCTGAAAGATATCCAAGTCCCAAAACAAATCTTTCCTTCAGGGCTTTTGATAAGTATGTTCATGGCATCCTTATTAGAAAAACCATGGTCCATTTTCTGCTACTTTGTTCCCATTTTGATCATTTCTCATTCCTTTGCATTAGCTGCTTTTGCAACTCCATTTGAAGCTAATAAAAATGAAGTAGCACAGGTGGCAAAGGAAGCAGAGGCCCTTCTAAGATGGAAGGCCAGTCTTGACAATCAAAGCCAAGCTCTCCTGTTTTCCTGGACTACTGGAGAAGCCCCTTGCAATTGGTCTGGAATTCAGTGCAATAAGGCTGGAAGTGTCGCCTATGTGAGTCTTACTAATTCTGGGTTGAAAGGTACACTTGAGAGTCTTATCATCACTTTCTTGTCCTTTCCCAATCTCATCAATCTCAACCTTAGCAACAATTCCTTAAATGGTACTATCCCTTCACAAATTAGGTATCTTTCCAAGCTCAATTTCCTTGACTTGTCTTTTAACAGTATTACTGGCTCTATACCTCAAGAAATTGGAATGTTGAGATCTCTTACTGTCCTGGAATTGTCAGACAATTGTCTTAGTGGTCCAATCCCAAGTTTTATTGGAAACTTGACAAAGTTAGCAATCCTTCATCTTGGGAGGAATCAATTTTCAGGTTCTATTCCTGAAGAAGTTGGAATGTTGACATCTCTTTCTCACCTTAGCTTATCAGATAACAATTTTACTGGTACTATCCCCACTTCCATCGGAAACTTGACAAACCTGTCAACTCTTTTCCTTGATGTCAACAAGCTTTCTGGAACTCTACCTATAGAGATGAACAATATGACTTGTTTGAGATCTTTTATAGTATTCTCTAATAGATTAAGTGGCCATTTACCCCAAAACATATGCGTTGGTGGATTACTTATTTATTTTGCGACTTTTGACAATGATTTTACAGGTCCTATCCCCAAAAGCTTGAGAAACTGTAGTAGCTTAGTGAGAGTGAGGCTAGAGAGGAACCAGCTTACGGGAAATATATCTGAAGTGTTTGGCGTATACCCAAATTTGAACTATATAGATTTGAGTGAAAATAAATTCTATGGTGAGCTTACATGGAATTGGAGTCTTTTCCATAATCTGACAACCCTGAAAATCTCAAAGAATAATCTCTCTGGTGAAATACCATCTGAGCTTGGAAACGCAACTCAACTGCGTTCAATTGATCTTTCTTCCAATCATCTAGGTGGGAAAATTCCTAAGGGGTTGTTAAAATTGATGCTTATCGACCTCGCTCTAGACAATAACCTTCTTTCAGGCAGTATTCCTCCAGAAATAGGAAGGTTATCTGATCTTGAATGTATTAACTTGGCAGCAAATAATTTAAGTGGAGCAATTCCTAAACAGCTTGGGGAATGCTCAAATCTATTGTTCTTGAATCTTAGCAGGAACAAATTTACAGAGAGTATTCCATCGGAGATTGGCAATCTACACTCTCTTGAGAGTCTTGATTTCAGTGAAAATTTGCTAATAGAGAAGATACCACAAGAGTTCGGAGAGCTGCAAAGACTGGAGCTGTTGAACCTCTCGCATAATACGCTGTCAGGTTCCATTCCTACCACTTTTGATAATTTGTTAAGCTTGACAATGGTGGATGTATCTTACAATGAGTTTGAGGGTCATGTCCCCAATATTAAAGCCTTTCGTGAGGCTCCATTCGAGGCACTTCGAAACAACTCGAATTTCTGTGGCAATTCCACTGGTCTGAAGGCTTGTGCTATCCATGTTCTTAACCACAGAAACACTTGGAAAGAGGGCAACAATGTTATGGATTTGATTGTTTTTCCTCTTGTGGGCAGTTTCTTTCTAACTTCTGCAATGCTTGGAAGTTTCTTTATCTGCAGAGCCAGAAATAAGAAAGCCAGCTCGACCggagcaagaaaagaaaatgtcCGTTCAATATGGAGCCAAGATCATGGAATGCAATATGAAAACATTATTGAGGCGTTAGCGGATTTCAACTCCAACTATTGCATTGGGACTGGAGGACATGGAGTTGTTTACAAAGCTGTGCTGCCAACAGGTCAGATGGTTGCTGTCAAGAAATTCCATCAATCACAAGATGGTGGGGAGATAGCTAACTTGAAAGCATTTAGAAATGAGATTGATGTGTTGATGAATATCCGCCATCGAAACATAGTGAGGTTATATGGTTTCTGTTCGCATCCTAAACTTTCATTTCTGGTTTATGAATTCATGGAAAGAGGAAGTCTCAGAATGATTTTAAGTAATGAAGAACAAGCAAGGGAATTGGATTGGGTCAAGAGACTAAATGTCATTAAAGGAATGGCTAATGCATTGTCCTTTTTGCACAACCATTGCTTTCCTCCAATTATTCATGGAGACATTTCTAGCAACAATGTTCTTTTGGATTCAGATTCTGAAGCTCATATCTCAGATTTTGGCACAGCTAGGCTCTTAATGCCTAACTCCTCCAACTTTTCTCCTTTTGCAGGAACATTTGGCTACACTGCTCCAG AGTTAGCTTACACGATGAAAGTGAATGAAAAGTGTGATATCTATAGCTTTGGAATGGTAACGTTAGAAATTCTAATGGGAAGACATCCAAGTGATCTTATCCCATTTCTTTCAACATCACCATTaccatcatcttcatcttcattcTCCTCCTCATCATCATTCTTATCGATTGATCAACATACACTAGTGAAGGATGTAATCGACCAACGCCTTCCACCTCCTGAAAACAAAGTTGCTAAGGAAGTAATTTACATTGCAAAACTTGCATTTGCATGCTTGAATATCAATCCACAATCTCGGCCAACCATGCGACAAGTTTCTTTGGAGTTAGTAGCTAAATGGATTCCATTAACAAAGACATTCTCTGCAATACAGTTGGCAGAAATATTGGTTTAG
- the LOC110647743 gene encoding G-type lectin S-receptor-like serine/threonine-protein kinase At2g19130, producing MDISKNPWWFIQSVLFMCFSLWLHFSLGADRISANQSLSGDHTIVSAGGVFALGFFKPGKSSNYYVGMWYKKVSRQTTVWVANREKPVTDKYSSELRISLGNLVLFDGSKIPVWSTNLSTAASNSMEAVLLDEGNLVLRDGSSSSEPLWQSFDHPTDTWLPGVKIRLSKVTGEYTRLVSWKNIEDPAPGPFSLQLDLNETSRFIALFNMSRQYWKSGRWNGELFDVDPEMGMKYIDNITCVDNDKESYITYSLYNSSIFSRFVMDVGGQIQQTSWLEPAGQWSLFWEQPSWPCQVYARCGAFGVCTMIFVPPCHCLAGFVPNFADEWKSEVYSGGCKRNATLHRGYSSLVNCKSDHFLESYNILLPADPQPLDVGSAQECKSNCLNNCYCTAYAFDNTQCSIWFGDLVFLQQLADFDFTGSTLYVRIAASEFSSSKNSKGIVWGVVASFGVTAVALIRIVLFVIFRRRNRAIKAGKTEEGLLKAFGYRYLKKATNNFSEKLGEGGFGSVFKGTLPDSSVIAVKKIERISQGDKEFRMEVSTLGIIQHVNLVRLRGFCSEGTRKLLVYDYMPNGSLDSCLFEGRDSIILNWKTRYNIALGTAKGLAYLHEECRDCIVHCDIKPENILLDNGFCPKLADFGVAKLFGRDFSRVLTPMRGTIGYLAPSLAPEWISGEAVTAKADVYSYGMVLLELVSGRRNSEQSKNGKTKYFPIRVARLINENGDVLSLVDPFLQGNANVDELTRVCKVACWCIQDDITQRPSMGEIVYILQGVLDVNLPPIPRSLEQLSWRPEGGMLSS from the exons ATGGATATTAGCAAAAATCCATGGTGGTTCATACAGTCTGTGCTCTTTATGTGTTTCTCTCTCTGGCTACATTTCTCCCTTGGAGCTGATAGAATCTCTGCAAATCAATCTCTCTCTGGTGACCACACCATTGTCTCTGCTGGAGGAGTCTTTGCACTGGGTTTCTTCAAGCCAGGTAAGTCTTCAAATTACTATGTAGGCATGTGGTACAAAAAAGTGTCTAGACAGACCACAGTTTGGGTGGCAAATAGAGAGAAACCAGTAACTGATAAATATTCTTCAGAATTAAGAATATCATTGGGTAACTTAGTTCTCTTTGATGGGTCTAAAATCCCTGTTTGGTCAACAAATTTGAGCACTGCTGCTTCAAATTCTATGGAAGCAGTACTTCTCGATGAAGGAAATCTTGTTTTGAGAGATGGGTCTAGTTCGTCGGAGCCATTATGGCAGAGTTTTGATCATCCCACTGATACATGGCTACCTGGTGTTAAGATTAGATTGAGCAAAGTTACTGGAGAGTATACCCGTCTCGTTTCATGGAAAAACATAGAAGATCCTGCACCAGGCCCCTTCTCTTTACAACTAGACCTAAATGAAACCAGTCGATTTATCGCCCTTTTCAATATGTCTAGACAGTACTGGAAGAGCGGGCGCTGGAACGGAGAACTTTTCGACGTAGATCCAGAAATGGgaatgaaatatatagataacatCACTTGTGTTGACAATGACAAAGAGAGCTATATCACCTATTCTCTATACAACTCTTCCATCTTTTCTCGATTTGTGATGGATGTTGGAGGGCAGATTCAGCAAACTTCATGGTTAGAGCCTGCTGGCCAATGGAGTTTGTTTTGGGAACAACCAAGTTGGCCATGTCAGGTGTATGCTCGCTGTGGGGCGTTTGGGGTCTGCACAATGATATTCGTGCCTCCCTGTCATTGTTTGGCAGGTTTTGTTCCCAATTTCGCAGATGAATGGAAGTCAGAGGTATATTCTGGCGGGTGCAAGAGGAATGCAACTCTGCACCGTGGGTATTCTAGTCTTGTTAATTGCAAAAGTGATCATTTTTTGGAAAGTTACAACATTTTATTGCCTGCAGATCCACAACCACTGGATGTTGGGAGTGCTCAAGAATGCAAATCAAACTGCTTGAATAATTGTTATTGTACTGCTTATGCTTTTGACAACACCCAGTGTTCAATTTGGTTTGGAGATCTCGTGTTTTTACAGCAGCTTGCAGATTTTGACTTCACTGGAAGTACTCTTTATGTCAGGATTGCAGCTTCTGAGTTTTCAAGTTCTAAGAATAGCAAGGGAATAGTCTGGGGTGTTGTTGCCAGCTTTGGGGTGACAGCAGTGGCTCTCATCCGCATTgttctgtttgtaattttcaGGAGGAGAAACAGAGCAATCAAAGCAGGGAAAACAGAGGAGGGCTTATTGAAGGCTTTTGGGTATAGATACTTGAAAAAAGCAACAAATAATTTCTCAGAAAAACTGGGCGAAGGAGGTTTTGGTTCTGTTTTTAAAGGAACATTGCCTGATTCAAGCGTCATAGCGGTGAAGAAGATCGAAAGAATCAGCCAAGGAGATAAGGAATTCCGCATGGAAGTCAGCACACTAGGAATAATTCAACATGTCAATCTTGTTCGCCTTCGTGGGTTTTGCTCTGAAGGCAccagaaagttgttggtctatgacTACATGCCAAATGGTTCTCTTGATTCCTGTCTTTTCGAGGGAAGGGATTCTATCATTTTAAACTGGAAAACAAGGTACAATATAGCATTGGGAACAGCTAAAGGGTTGGCTTATCTCCACGAGGAATGCAGGGACTGCATTGTGCACTGCGACATAAAGCCAGAAAACATCCTTTTAGACAATGGATTTTGTCCGAAATTGGCAGATTTCGGTGTGGCAAAGCTTTTTGGGCGGGATTTTAGCAGGGTCCTAACACCCATGAGAGGGACAATAGGCTATCTTGCACCTAG TCTTGCACCAGAGTGGATTTCAGGGGAAGCCGTGACAGCAAAAGCCGACGTTTATAGCTACGGGATGGTGCTTTTGGAGCTTGTATCaggaaggagaaactctgagcaATCTAAAAATGGAAAAACGAAATACTTCCCAATTCGAGTTGCCAGATTAATAAACGAAAATGGCGATGTGCTTAGCCTAGTAGACCCATTTTTGCAGGGAAATGCTAATGTGGACGAGCTTACAAGAGTGTGTAAAGTAGCTTGCTGGTGCATCCAAGATGATATAACACAAAGGCCATCAATGGGTGAGATAGTTTATATTCTTCAAGGGGTTTTGGACGTGAACCTGCCTCCAATTCCAAGATCACTTGAGCAGCTTAGCTGGAGGCCTGAAGGGGGTATGCTGAGTTCATGA